The following are encoded in a window of Esox lucius isolate fEsoLuc1 chromosome 14, fEsoLuc1.pri, whole genome shotgun sequence genomic DNA:
- the ftsj1 gene encoding putative tRNA (cytidine(32)/guanosine(34)-2'-O)-methyltransferase — translation MGRSSKDKRDIYYRLAKEEGWRARSAFKLLQLDEEFGLFKGVKRAVDLCAAPGSWSQVLSRKLRGKDVKIKEMAEEVKIVAVDLQAMAPLPGVTQIQGDITKISTAQEIIRHFEGQPADLVVCDGAPDVTGLHDVDEYIQAQLLLAALNITTHVLKPGGTFVAKIFRGKDVTLLYSQLKIFFSGVTCAKPRSSRNSSIEAFVVCQNYSPPEGYVPNMSNPLLDHSYDVDFNQLEGPNRIIVPFLACGDLSAFDSDRTYPLQLDASEEYHYTPPTQPPIQPPYQQACHLRKNNLLAKEDSPAHLVEAAFSAMELSASQGDNSTERPCSGLEFSG, via the exons ATGGGTCGCTCCTCAAAAGACAAACGAGATATCTACTACCGTCTAGCCAAGGAGGAGGGCTGGAGGGCCAGGAGTGCGTTTAAATTACTGCAGCTGGATGAAGAGTTTGGCCTCTTCAAAG GTGTAAAGAGGGCAGTGGACCTCTGTGCCGCCCCAGGCAGCTGGAGCCAGGTCCTCAGCCGTAAGCTCAG agGAAAGGATGTGAAGATTAAGGAGATGGCTGAGGAGGTGAAGATAGTGGCAGTGGACCTCCAGGCCATGGCTCCTCTCCCTGGGGTGACACAGATCCAGGGGGACATCACTAAA ATCTCTACAGCCCAGGAGATCATCAGGCATTTTGAAGGACAGCCTGCAGATCTGGTAGTTTGTGATGGGGCTCCAGATG TGACAGGACTCCATGATGTGGATGAATACATCCAAGCTCAGCTCCTATTGGCT GCTTTAAACATCACTACTCATGTCCTGAAACCCGGAGGAACATTTGTTGCCAAG ATATTCCGGGGGAAAGACGTGACCCTCTTGTACTCCCAGCTGAAGATCTTTTTCAGCGGCGTGACCTGTGCGAAGCCTCGGAGCAGTAGGAACTCCAGCATAG AGGCGTTTGTGGTGTGTCAGAATTACTCTCCTCCAGAAGGATATGTGCCCAACATgtccaatcctcttctggatcactCATATG ATGTAGATTTTAATCAATTAGAGGGGCCAAACCGTATCATAGTTCCTTTCCTGGCCTGTGGGGACCTGAGCGCCTTCGATTCGGACCGGACTTACCCTCTTCAG CTGGATGCCAGTGAGGAATACCACTACACGCCTCCTACCCAGCCTCCCATTCAACCACCCTACCAACAGGCCTGCCACCTCCGAAAGAACAACCTACTGGCCAAGGAGGACTCCCCTGCTCACCTTGTAGAAGCAGCTTTTTCTGCTATGGAACTGTCAGCCAGTCAGGGAGACAATAGCACGGAGCGTCCCTGTTCAGGTCTAGAATTTAGTGGTTGA